A stretch of Anaerobacillus alkaliphilus DNA encodes these proteins:
- a CDS encoding FixH family protein, translating to MKVIVEKNTIIKSILIIVAAFFILSAANYYFTSQIDHLEDLTVELHSKNPPIKQGDRTIFQVLVYDKNHTPVENVKVEIKLTSKLYKTETLNRKFVHIEDGLYETDLQFFHHGEWEVAILLKKGLSKISKPFDLLVEK from the coding sequence ATGAAAGTGATAGTTGAAAAAAATACCATAATAAAGTCGATACTAATAATTGTTGCAGCATTTTTTATACTTTCTGCGGCTAACTACTATTTCACCTCTCAGATAGATCATTTAGAAGACTTAACAGTTGAACTTCATTCAAAAAATCCACCAATAAAACAAGGGGATCGAACGATCTTTCAGGTACTTGTTTACGATAAAAATCATACACCTGTTGAGAATGTGAAAGTCGAAATAAAACTTACTTCAAAACTATATAAAACAGAAACATTAAATCGTAAATTCGTCCATATAGAAGACGGTTTGTATGAAACAGATTTGCAGTTTTTTCATCACGGGGAATGGGAAGTAGCAATTTTGCTCAAGAAGGGCCTTAGTAAAATTTCAAAACCTTTTGATTTACTTGTAGAAAAGTAA
- a CDS encoding ABC transporter permease — MSWMDILALVVPATVFLAAPLIFTALGGLFSERSGVVNIGLEGLMVIGAFTGIVTTLYLEGLGFGAWSPWLSLIAAVLVGALFSLFHAVASITLKADQIVSGVALNFLAVGLTVFMVRNIFGKGQTDYVTYRISRENIPLLQDLPLLGPLFFQRVYYTSFLAIAAAIVAWYVVFYTPFGLRLRSVGEHPMAADTMGIKVNKMRYIGVMLSGAFAGIGGAVFALTTAGNFAGNTIAGQGFMALAALIFGKWHPLGALGAALFFGLAQSLSITGQAIPFLQNVPQVYLLIAPYVLTILALAGFVGKAEAPKAIGKPYEKGSR; from the coding sequence ATGAGTTGGATGGATATTTTAGCCTTAGTAGTTCCAGCAACTGTCTTTCTAGCAGCACCACTAATTTTTACTGCTTTGGGTGGGTTATTTAGTGAACGCTCGGGTGTTGTAAATATTGGCCTAGAAGGGCTAATGGTTATTGGAGCATTTACTGGAATTGTAACAACTTTATATTTAGAAGGTCTTGGCTTTGGGGCTTGGTCACCTTGGCTATCTCTCATTGCCGCCGTATTGGTTGGTGCATTATTTTCTCTCTTTCACGCTGTTGCCTCTATTACACTTAAGGCAGATCAGATTGTTAGTGGGGTGGCACTAAACTTTTTGGCAGTTGGTCTAACTGTCTTTATGGTACGAAATATATTTGGCAAAGGTCAAACTGATTACGTAACGTATCGGATTTCTCGAGAAAACATTCCGTTATTACAAGATCTACCGTTGTTAGGTCCACTGTTTTTCCAGAGAGTTTACTATACCTCATTTCTAGCTATTGCAGCAGCAATTGTTGCATGGTATGTTGTTTTTTACACACCGTTTGGATTGAGACTTCGTTCTGTTGGAGAGCATCCAATGGCAGCTGATACCATGGGAATTAAGGTAAATAAGATGCGTTATATCGGTGTAATGCTAAGTGGTGCATTTGCAGGGATAGGTGGTGCGGTGTTTGCCTTAACCACTGCAGGAAATTTTGCAGGGAACACGATAGCCGGTCAAGGATTTATGGCATTAGCAGCCTTAATTTTTGGTAAATGGCACCCGCTAGGTGCGCTAGGTGCCGCTTTATTTTTTGGTTTAGCACAGTCACTTAGTATTACTGGTCAAGCAATACCGTTTCTTCAAAACGTTCCACAAGTATATTTATTAATTGCTCCATATGTTTTAACAATATTGGCTTTAGCCGGTTTTGTAGGCAAAGCAGAAGCACCAAAGGCAATTGGTAAACCATATGAAAAAGGTAGTAGATAA
- a CDS encoding ABC transporter permease, which produces MIHKWLNKGKVTNILIPLISVFLGIIVGAIIMLFIGQNPFVGYSALLSGVFGDVYYFGEMLRMMTPLILAGLAVAFAFRTGLFNIGVEGQLIVGWLASVAVGILVDAPAIIHLPLAILAGALAGALWGFIPGFLKARFYVHEVIVTIMMNYVALYVSNYLIRTYLLAPGERTERISSSASLASPFLQSITDFSRLHYGFFIAIFACLILWFILWKTTLGFELRAVGYNKHASQYAGMNVNRNVILAMVISGGFAGLAGAMEGLGTYGYMSILAGFTGVGFNGIAVALLGANTSIGVFLAAALFGGLTVGAPNMQSQAGIPPELVSIVIALIIFFVASSYLIRLVINRLQKEGK; this is translated from the coding sequence ATGATCCATAAGTGGTTAAACAAAGGAAAAGTAACAAATATACTTATACCTTTAATCTCGGTTTTCTTAGGGATTATTGTTGGGGCCATCATCATGCTTTTCATCGGTCAAAACCCATTTGTAGGGTATTCAGCTCTTCTATCCGGAGTCTTTGGTGACGTTTATTACTTTGGTGAAATGTTGAGAATGATGACCCCACTCATTCTAGCCGGTTTAGCAGTAGCTTTCGCGTTTCGTACTGGTTTGTTTAACATTGGTGTTGAAGGACAATTAATTGTAGGATGGCTAGCTTCAGTAGCAGTCGGTATTTTAGTTGATGCACCTGCCATTATACATTTACCTTTAGCAATTTTAGCAGGAGCCTTAGCGGGTGCTTTATGGGGATTTATCCCAGGTTTCTTAAAAGCTAGGTTCTATGTACATGAAGTCATTGTAACTATTATGATGAATTACGTGGCTCTATATGTAAGTAATTACCTTATCCGAACCTATCTATTAGCTCCTGGTGAGAGAACAGAGAGAATTTCATCATCAGCATCTCTTGCATCACCGTTTTTACAATCAATTACAGACTTTTCGCGATTGCATTATGGATTTTTTATTGCAATTTTTGCTTGCCTAATCCTATGGTTTATCTTATGGAAAACAACATTAGGCTTTGAGTTACGTGCAGTTGGTTACAATAAACATGCGTCTCAATATGCTGGCATGAATGTAAATAGAAATGTAATATTAGCAATGGTTATTTCTGGTGGGTTTGCCGGCTTGGCTGGAGCGATGGAAGGGTTAGGAACGTATGGATATATGTCTATTTTAGCAGGATTCACAGGTGTAGGGTTTAATGGGATTGCGGTTGCCTTACTTGGGGCAAATACTTCGATCGGTGTTTTTTTAGCTGCTGCATTATTTGGTGGATTAACTGTAGGAGCTCCAAATATGCAATCTCAGGCAGGTATTCCACCTGAACTAGTGAGCATTGTGATTGCGTTAATTATCTTCTTCGTAGCTTCTAGCTATTTAATAAGACTCGTTATTAACCGGCTCCAAAAGGAGGGCAAATAA
- a CDS encoding glycerol-3-phosphate responsive antiterminator produces the protein MNFNGQSVLPAVRSIKDIESLFKSEFTYIVLLNSHIGQLKSLVQLAKNNGKKVLLHADLVQGLRNDEYAAQFLCHDIRPAGLISTRKSVVLTAKKHKLISIQRLFLLDSIALESSYKLLETTQPDFIEVLPGVMPHIIREVYEKTGIPIVAGGLIREKREVKEALQAGATAVTTSRAELWS, from the coding sequence TTGAATTTTAACGGCCAAAGTGTTTTACCAGCTGTTCGTAGCATAAAGGATATTGAAAGCTTGTTCAAAAGTGAATTTACCTACATAGTGTTGTTAAATAGCCATATTGGTCAACTGAAAAGCCTTGTCCAGTTGGCTAAAAACAATGGTAAGAAGGTATTACTCCATGCTGACTTAGTTCAAGGACTACGAAATGATGAGTATGCAGCTCAGTTTCTCTGTCACGACATTAGACCAGCGGGATTAATCTCTACGAGAAAAAGTGTTGTATTAACTGCAAAGAAGCATAAGCTAATCTCCATTCAGCGATTATTCCTATTAGATTCGATAGCACTTGAATCAAGCTATAAACTACTTGAAACGACTCAGCCTGATTTTATCGAAGTATTGCCCGGTGTCATGCCACACATTATTCGTGAGGTTTATGAAAAAACAGGTATTCCAATTGTTGCTGGTGGTTTAATAAGGGAAAAACGTGAAGTTAAAGAGGCTTTGCAAGCCGGGGCTACTGCTGTAACGACATCTCGAGCAGAGTTATGGAGCTAG
- a CDS encoding BMP family lipoprotein, with protein sequence MKKKKFPILMSLVLATGTLLSACGQGATPDPAPAAPETTGGGDAATEETTDFSVKMVTDVGGVDDKSFNESAWEGLQQFEADFGAEVGYLQSGDAADYQPNLNRLVREGNDLVFAIGFLMGDDVKAVAEQQADARLAIVDMVVTDDAGNFLDNVANITFSEHEGSFLVGVIAGLTTKTNKVGFLGGVEGFLIKKFENGFKAGVKAVNPDAEIIVQYAESFNDAARGQQISGTIYAQGADIIYHAAGGTGNGLFTEAKERKRAGEDVWAIGVDKDQHAEGLPENVTLTSMIKRVDQAVYLVSERTMNGDFPGGQIVEFGLEQEGVGIAPTTENVSAEALQKVEEYKGKILSGEIKVPMNDEEYAAFINQ encoded by the coding sequence ATGAAAAAGAAAAAATTTCCAATACTTATGTCGTTAGTATTGGCAACGGGAACATTATTGTCTGCTTGTGGACAAGGAGCTACTCCTGATCCAGCTCCTGCAGCACCAGAAACTACAGGTGGTGGAGATGCAGCAACTGAGGAAACAACTGACTTCTCAGTAAAAATGGTTACAGATGTTGGTGGAGTTGACGATAAATCGTTCAATGAATCAGCTTGGGAAGGTCTACAACAATTCGAAGCTGACTTCGGAGCTGAAGTAGGATACTTACAATCTGGTGACGCTGCAGACTATCAACCAAACTTAAACAGATTAGTTCGTGAAGGAAATGATCTTGTTTTTGCAATTGGATTTTTAATGGGTGATGATGTTAAAGCGGTTGCGGAGCAACAAGCTGATGCACGATTAGCAATCGTAGACATGGTTGTTACTGATGATGCAGGAAATTTCTTGGATAATGTGGCAAATATTACGTTTAGTGAACACGAAGGTTCATTCCTAGTAGGTGTTATCGCAGGTCTTACAACGAAGACAAACAAAGTTGGTTTCTTAGGCGGAGTTGAAGGCTTCCTAATTAAGAAGTTTGAAAATGGCTTCAAAGCTGGTGTAAAAGCAGTAAATCCAGATGCTGAAATTATTGTTCAATATGCGGAGTCATTTAATGATGCTGCTCGTGGCCAACAAATCTCTGGAACTATTTATGCTCAAGGCGCTGATATTATCTATCATGCTGCTGGAGGTACTGGAAACGGATTATTTACAGAAGCAAAAGAACGCAAAAGAGCTGGTGAAGATGTTTGGGCAATTGGTGTTGATAAAGACCAACATGCTGAAGGTCTCCCTGAAAATGTAACTTTAACTTCAATGATTAAGCGTGTAGATCAAGCTGTGTACCTTGTATCTGAAAGAACAATGAACGGCGATTTCCCTGGTGGTCAAATTGTTGAGTTTGGTCTAGAGCAAGAAGGTGTTGGAATTGCCCCTACAACAGAAAATGTATCTGCAGAAGCATTACAAAAAGTTGAAGAGTATAAGGGTAAAATCCTAAGTGGTGAAATTAAAGTTCCGATGAATGATGAAGAATACGCAGCTTTTATTAACCAATAA
- a CDS encoding chemotaxis protein CheX gives MNAKHVNAICRATENILVNHFGVEVKPLKPRVQQTAVPSNQVSVILGINGQLNGQIICSIDEQTAKNIVGIMMGGMIIEELDEMGWSAIQEFGNWVAGTTATELSKENVIIDVTPPIINEGSSSFRSNKLFITVPLETKIGLIDVHISVKEEAA, from the coding sequence ATGAATGCAAAACATGTTAATGCGATATGCCGAGCAACTGAGAATATACTTGTTAATCATTTTGGTGTAGAAGTTAAACCACTAAAACCACGAGTACAACAAACGGCTGTACCATCTAATCAGGTATCTGTAATATTAGGTATTAACGGACAATTAAATGGTCAAATCATATGCTCTATTGATGAACAAACCGCAAAAAACATTGTCGGCATCATGATGGGTGGAATGATCATTGAAGAGTTAGACGAAATGGGCTGGAGTGCGATTCAGGAATTTGGCAACTGGGTAGCTGGAACTACAGCAACAGAACTTTCCAAAGAAAATGTGATTATTGATGTTACCCCACCTATCATTAACGAAGGCTCTTCAAGTTTTAGATCAAATAAATTATTTATTACTGTTCCATTGGAAACCAAAATTGGTTTAATTGATGTTCATATATCTGTAAAAGAAGAAGCAGCATAA
- a CDS encoding ABC transporter ATP-binding protein, translated as MDYVIEMNNIRKEFPGIVANDNITLQLRQGEIHALLGENGAGKSTLMNILFGLYQPDQGEIKVRGEKVAITDPNVANRLGIGMVHQHFMLVENFTVAENIILGMEPTIAGRINLKKAEKDVLELSEKYGLKVDPRSKIEDISVGMQQRVEIIKTLYRGAEILIFDEPTAALTPQEINELIQIMKALVKEGKSIILITHKLKEIMSVCDRCTVIRRGKGIGTVEVKDTNPDALAAMMVGREVNFTVERVKAQPKHAVLAVNDLVVRDVRKVPVVNSLNLEVKAGEIVGIAGVDGNGQSELIEAITGLRKIESGSITLNGKDLTKLKTRKVTEAGVGHIPQDRHKHGLVLDFSVAENIVLQTYYQEPYSKRKILNFPAIQEKSKKLIEEYDVRTPSEQTLARALSGGNQQKAIIAREVDRSPELLIAAQPTRGLDVGAIEFIHRKLIEERDKGRAVLLVSLELDEVLNVSDRIAVIYEGKIVAIVDPEQTDEKELGLLMAGGKSERVGEIQ; from the coding sequence TTGGATTACGTAATAGAAATGAATAATATCCGGAAAGAGTTTCCTGGAATTGTTGCAAACGATAACATTACACTCCAGCTACGTCAAGGTGAGATTCACGCACTTCTGGGAGAAAATGGGGCTGGGAAGTCTACTTTAATGAATATCTTATTTGGACTGTACCAACCTGACCAAGGTGAGATCAAAGTCCGTGGAGAAAAGGTAGCTATCACGGATCCAAACGTAGCGAATCGTTTGGGGATAGGAATGGTACATCAGCACTTTATGCTCGTAGAAAACTTTACTGTAGCTGAAAATATCATCTTAGGCATGGAACCAACAATAGCGGGAAGAATTAATTTAAAAAAAGCAGAGAAGGATGTTTTAGAACTCTCTGAAAAATATGGTCTTAAGGTAGATCCAAGGTCTAAAATTGAAGACATTTCGGTAGGAATGCAACAACGTGTTGAAATCATAAAAACTTTATACCGTGGTGCGGAAATCTTGATTTTTGATGAACCAACAGCAGCCTTAACACCACAAGAGATTAATGAACTAATTCAAATAATGAAAGCCCTAGTCAAAGAAGGAAAGTCAATCATCCTTATTACACATAAATTAAAAGAAATTATGTCTGTTTGTGACCGCTGTACCGTTATTCGTCGTGGAAAAGGGATTGGTACTGTTGAAGTGAAAGATACGAATCCAGATGCTCTTGCAGCCATGATGGTTGGACGTGAGGTTAATTTTACAGTAGAACGAGTGAAGGCTCAGCCAAAACATGCGGTACTCGCCGTTAATGATCTAGTTGTTCGTGATGTTCGTAAAGTACCGGTTGTTAACTCATTAAATTTAGAAGTTAAGGCTGGAGAAATAGTAGGAATAGCCGGAGTAGATGGAAATGGTCAATCAGAATTAATTGAAGCGATTACTGGTCTACGAAAAATTGAGAGTGGTTCAATCACTCTTAATGGCAAAGACTTAACAAAACTAAAAACAAGAAAAGTAACTGAAGCAGGGGTTGGCCATATTCCTCAAGATCGCCATAAGCATGGGTTAGTACTAGATTTTTCAGTTGCAGAAAACATTGTGTTACAAACCTATTATCAAGAACCATACTCCAAACGTAAGATCCTAAATTTTCCGGCAATTCAAGAAAAGTCAAAGAAGCTTATTGAAGAGTATGACGTCCGAACACCTAGTGAACAAACTTTAGCTCGTGCGTTATCTGGAGGAAACCAGCAAAAAGCGATCATTGCAAGAGAAGTAGACCGTTCACCAGAACTACTAATTGCTGCACAACCTACCCGTGGATTAGATGTTGGAGCTATCGAGTTTATTCATCGGAAGTTAATTGAAGAACGTGATAAAGGACGAGCAGTGTTACTAGTCTCATTAGAATTAGATGAAGTGTTAAATGTTAGTGATCGTATTGCGGTAATTTACGAAGGGAAAATTGTAGCCATTGTTGATCCAGAGCAAACAGATGAGAAAGAATTAGGTCTTCTTATGGCTGGTGGGAAGAGTGAGAGAGTAGGTGAAATTCAATGA
- a CDS encoding bifunctional GNAT family N-acetyltransferase/carbon-nitrogen hydrolase family protein yields MKEIDVSKYEKKIEIRNITKTDFQDILQLQQICFPNMDPWKLDQLESHLDIFPEGQFCVEYEGKIIGSCSSLIVNFDEYDDQHTWDEITDNGYITNHDPEGYNLYGMEVMVHPEFRRMKIGKRLYEARKDLARNLNLKSIIIGGRIPNYYKHSDTLTPRQYVEEVTHHNIYDPVLTFQVMNGFTLKRINKNYLEDDTASMKYATLMEWNNVDYQPKSKRHFKTSFPVRVCAIQYMMKKIDAFTDFAKQCEFYVDVASSYQSDFAVFPEIFTTQLLSFIEEKSTSQSIRKLTTFTEQYISLFTGLAVKYNVNIIGGSHFVEEEGKIYNIAYLFRRDGTIEKQYKIHITPNEKKYWGITGGDEVKVFDTDCGKIAIQICYDIEFPELGRIATDKGANIIFTPFCTDERQGFLRVKYCAQARAIENQVYVVIAGTVGNLSEAENMDIQYAQSAIFTPSDFTFPRDGIEGECPANIETVVVGDVDLEILRRHRKSGNVTQLKDRRRDLYEINYKYK; encoded by the coding sequence ATGAAGGAAATAGATGTTTCAAAGTACGAGAAAAAAATAGAAATTCGTAATATAACAAAAACAGATTTCCAAGATATATTGCAGCTTCAACAGATATGTTTTCCAAATATGGATCCTTGGAAACTCGATCAGCTTGAAAGTCATTTAGACATCTTTCCAGAAGGTCAATTTTGTGTGGAATACGAAGGGAAGATAATTGGTTCATGCTCAAGTTTAATCGTAAATTTTGACGAATATGATGATCAGCACACGTGGGATGAAATTACGGACAATGGATATATCACAAACCATGATCCTGAGGGATATAATCTATATGGGATGGAAGTAATGGTTCATCCTGAGTTTCGCAGAATGAAAATTGGCAAAAGATTGTATGAGGCAAGAAAAGATTTAGCAAGAAACTTAAATCTTAAGAGTATCATTATTGGTGGTCGAATACCTAATTATTATAAACATTCAGACACATTAACTCCTAGACAATATGTTGAAGAAGTTACCCATCATAATATCTATGATCCAGTGTTAACGTTTCAGGTGATGAATGGATTTACTCTAAAGAGAATAAACAAAAATTACTTAGAAGATGACACAGCTTCGATGAAATATGCCACCTTAATGGAATGGAACAATGTTGATTATCAACCGAAATCAAAACGTCATTTTAAAACATCGTTCCCCGTCCGTGTTTGCGCTATTCAGTATATGATGAAAAAAATAGACGCGTTTACTGACTTTGCAAAGCAGTGTGAGTTTTACGTGGATGTGGCTTCAAGCTATCAATCTGATTTTGCCGTATTTCCGGAAATCTTTACAACCCAATTATTATCATTCATCGAGGAAAAATCAACAAGTCAATCAATTCGTAAGTTAACAACATTTACGGAACAATATATCTCTTTATTCACAGGTCTTGCTGTAAAATATAATGTCAATATTATTGGTGGGTCGCACTTTGTAGAAGAAGAAGGGAAAATTTATAATATTGCCTATTTATTTAGAAGAGATGGGACAATAGAAAAACAATATAAAATACATATCACACCAAACGAAAAGAAATACTGGGGAATTACTGGTGGCGATGAAGTAAAGGTATTTGATACAGACTGTGGCAAAATTGCCATCCAGATTTGTTATGATATTGAATTCCCTGAATTAGGTCGTATTGCAACAGATAAAGGTGCAAATATTATCTTTACGCCATTTTGTACGGATGAACGCCAAGGGTTTTTACGGGTAAAATATTGTGCGCAAGCTCGGGCGATTGAAAATCAGGTTTACGTGGTGATTGCAGGGACAGTTGGAAACTTATCTGAGGCGGAAAATATGGATATTCAATATGCGCAATCAGCAATCTTTACGCCTTCTGATTTTACGTTCCCTAGAGATGGAATTGAAGGGGAGTGTCCAGCAAATATCGAAACAGTCGTTGTTGGTGATGTTGATTTAGAAATACTCAGAAGACATCGTAAATCAGGAAATGTTACTCAACTAAAAGATCGTCGTAGAGATTTATATGAAATTAATTATAAATATAAATAA
- a CDS encoding glycogen/starch/alpha-glucan phosphorylase, translated as MSFSKEEFKIEFTNRLEKQIGKNIADATIHDVYVTLGQFIREYVSRDWIETTTNYKDNHEKQVYYFSMEFLMGRLMQTNIINSGLAEIIKEGLTEMDFQLEDVYNEEHDAGLGNGGLGRLAACFLDSLASLDFPGHGCGIRYKYGLFEQKIINGYQAELPDYWLQEDYVWEVRRADQTIGVRFGGYVEMREENQKLSFNHKNFDTVLAVPYDVPVVGYLNSTVNTLRLWSAESCREDFNLLTSNRVDYDNFLEYKRSIEDISGFLYPDDSTIEGKILRLKQQYFLVSAGMQSIFKQFKLEYGNNLSLLSEKIAIHINDTHPVLIIPELMRILIDDENLSWEEAWNITQKTVSFTNHTTLSEALEKWPVSMVKQLLPRIYMIIEEINERYCRELWSSYPYQWDKISSLAIVGNDEIRMAHLAVVASYSVNGVAKIHTDILKKKEMKDFYVLYPEKFNNKTNGITHRRWLLNANPRLTSTINEAIGTRWINNPKELTSLIKYSNDAAFQEKIATVKKENKERLANYIYETNGIKVNLDSIFDVQVKRLHAYKRQLLNVFHIIHLYQVLTDNPNVNITPRTFIFGGKAAPGYHYAKKIIKLINSVATVVNNDPTIQDKLKVVFLENYSVSLAEKIMPAADISEQISTASKEASGTGNMKFMMNGALTLGTLDGANIEICDFVGKENIFIFGLTADEVLQLSTENSYRARDIYNNDYRVKNVLDELMKDRLPGGESEFKDIYYSILSNNDEYFVLKDFDAYAEAHELVDQTYRDRKKWLSMSVTNIAHSGKFSSDRTIQEYATDIWKIRPRLS; from the coding sequence ATGAGCTTTTCAAAGGAAGAATTCAAAATTGAATTTACCAATCGTCTAGAAAAACAGATCGGTAAGAATATTGCCGATGCGACTATACACGATGTTTATGTCACACTTGGACAATTTATCCGTGAATATGTATCGAGGGATTGGATTGAAACAACTACTAACTATAAAGATAATCATGAAAAACAAGTTTACTATTTTTCGATGGAATTTCTAATGGGACGATTGATGCAAACAAATATTATAAATTCTGGATTGGCTGAAATTATTAAAGAAGGATTAACAGAAATGGACTTTCAATTAGAAGATGTCTATAACGAAGAACATGATGCTGGTCTTGGTAATGGTGGTTTAGGACGCCTTGCTGCCTGCTTTCTTGATTCGTTAGCTTCCTTAGACTTTCCTGGTCATGGATGTGGCATTCGCTACAAATATGGGCTTTTTGAGCAAAAGATTATAAATGGTTACCAAGCAGAATTACCTGACTACTGGCTACAAGAAGACTATGTTTGGGAAGTTCGTCGTGCTGATCAGACAATTGGAGTACGTTTTGGTGGCTACGTAGAGATGAGGGAAGAAAACCAGAAGCTATCTTTCAATCACAAAAACTTTGATACAGTCTTAGCTGTACCATACGATGTTCCTGTTGTTGGGTACTTAAATTCCACAGTCAATACATTAAGGCTCTGGAGTGCAGAGTCCTGCCGAGAAGACTTTAATTTACTGACATCAAATAGAGTAGATTATGATAATTTTCTCGAATACAAAAGATCTATTGAAGATATTTCTGGTTTCCTTTATCCCGATGATTCTACGATAGAGGGAAAAATTCTCCGCCTTAAACAACAATACTTCCTTGTTTCTGCTGGGATGCAAAGTATCTTCAAACAATTTAAATTAGAGTATGGCAATAATTTATCCCTTTTATCAGAAAAAATTGCGATCCATATTAATGACACGCATCCGGTTTTGATTATTCCTGAATTAATGAGAATTTTAATTGACGATGAAAACCTCAGCTGGGAGGAAGCATGGAACATTACTCAGAAAACAGTTTCCTTTACAAATCATACAACATTAAGTGAGGCGCTGGAAAAATGGCCGGTCTCTATGGTAAAACAGTTATTACCTAGAATTTATATGATTATTGAGGAAATAAACGAACGTTATTGTCGTGAACTATGGAGTAGTTATCCATACCAATGGGATAAAATTTCTTCCTTAGCAATCGTTGGCAATGATGAAATTCGAATGGCTCACTTGGCTGTCGTAGCATCTTATTCTGTTAACGGTGTTGCAAAAATTCATACAGATATTTTAAAGAAGAAAGAAATGAAAGATTTCTACGTACTCTATCCCGAAAAGTTTAACAACAAAACTAATGGTATTACGCACCGTCGTTGGTTATTGAATGCAAATCCAAGATTAACCTCTACTATTAATGAGGCAATTGGGACTAGATGGATTAACAATCCAAAAGAATTGACTAGTTTAATAAAATATTCAAACGACGCAGCCTTTCAAGAAAAGATTGCTACTGTAAAGAAAGAAAATAAAGAAAGACTTGCAAACTATATATACGAAACGAATGGAATAAAAGTAAATCTAGACTCTATTTTTGATGTTCAAGTAAAACGATTGCACGCTTATAAACGACAACTGCTCAACGTGTTTCACATTATTCATTTATATCAAGTATTAACTGACAACCCAAATGTAAATATTACCCCAAGAACCTTTATCTTTGGTGGAAAGGCAGCCCCTGGGTACCATTATGCAAAGAAAATTATTAAACTAATCAATTCAGTAGCTACAGTCGTAAATAACGATCCAACCATTCAAGATAAGCTAAAAGTAGTTTTCTTAGAAAACTACAGTGTCTCATTAGCAGAAAAGATTATGCCAGCAGCTGATATTAGTGAACAAATTTCTACAGCAAGCAAAGAAGCCTCCGGAACAGGGAACATGAAATTCATGATGAATGGTGCCCTAACACTAGGAACACTCGATGGAGCAAACATAGAAATTTGTGATTTTGTTGGAAAAGAGAATATCTTTATTTTTGGATTAACTGCTGACGAAGTCTTGCAACTCTCTACTGAGAACTCCTATCGAGCCCGTGATATCTATAATAACGACTATCGGGTAAAGAATGTTTTAGATGAACTAATGAAAGATCGCCTTCCTGGGGGAGAAAGTGAGTTTAAAGATATATATTACTCAATCCTATCTAATAATGATGAGTACTTTGTTTTAAAAGATTTTGATGCTTATGCGGAAGCTCATGAACTTGTGGATCAAACCTACCGCGACCGTAAAAAATGGCTTAGCATGAGTGTTACGAATATTGCACACTCCGGTAAATTCTCTAGTGATCGTACGATTCAAGAATACGCTACAGACATCTGGAAAATAAGACCAAGGCTTAGCTAG